One genomic segment of Methylocystis sp. SC2 includes these proteins:
- a CDS encoding acetyl-CoA C-acetyltransferase produces the protein MPDAFIYDAVRTPRGRGKPDGALHEVSSLGLAVTALQAIKERNKLEGPEIDDVILGCVDPVGEAGGDIARAAAISSGYSYKVPGVQINRFCASGLDSVNFAAGEIMSGQHDLAIGGGVESMSRVGIGASGGAWPVDPTIAIPSYFMPQGVSADLIATKYGFSRDDVDAYAVESQKRAAKAWEEGRFKHSIVPVKDVNGITLLDRDEHMRPGTDMQSLAALKPSFAFYAEQGGFDAVAIQAHPEVEKLNYVHHAGNSSGIVDGAAAVLVGSKDAGEKRGLKPRAKIRAYANIGSDPALMLTGPVDVTKKVLHRAGMTVNDIDLFEVNEAFAAVVLRYLQAFDLDPAKVNVNGGAIAMGHPLGATGAMLMGIAIDELERTGKSTALVTLCIGAGMGTATIVERV, from the coding sequence ATGCCCGACGCTTTTATCTATGACGCCGTTCGCACGCCGCGCGGCCGCGGCAAGCCGGACGGCGCGCTGCATGAGGTCTCTTCGCTCGGCCTCGCCGTCACGGCGCTGCAGGCGATCAAAGAGCGCAACAAGCTCGAAGGTCCCGAAATCGACGACGTGATCCTCGGCTGCGTCGATCCGGTCGGGGAAGCGGGCGGCGACATCGCCCGCGCCGCGGCGATCTCATCCGGCTATTCGTACAAAGTTCCCGGCGTGCAGATCAACCGCTTCTGCGCCTCCGGATTGGACTCGGTGAATTTCGCCGCCGGCGAGATCATGTCCGGCCAGCATGATCTGGCGATCGGCGGCGGAGTCGAGAGCATGAGCCGCGTCGGCATCGGCGCGTCGGGCGGCGCCTGGCCGGTCGATCCGACGATCGCCATTCCTTCCTATTTCATGCCGCAGGGCGTCTCCGCCGATCTCATCGCGACGAAATACGGCTTCTCGCGCGACGACGTCGACGCCTATGCGGTCGAATCGCAAAAGCGCGCGGCGAAGGCCTGGGAGGAAGGCCGTTTCAAACATTCGATCGTGCCGGTGAAGGACGTCAACGGCATCACCCTGCTCGACCGCGACGAACATATGCGGCCGGGAACCGACATGCAGTCGCTCGCGGCGCTAAAGCCCTCCTTCGCCTTTTACGCGGAACAGGGCGGCTTCGACGCGGTGGCGATTCAGGCGCATCCCGAAGTCGAGAAATTGAATTACGTGCATCATGCCGGCAACTCTTCGGGCATCGTCGACGGCGCGGCGGCGGTGCTCGTCGGCTCGAAGGATGCGGGCGAGAAGCGTGGGCTAAAACCTCGCGCAAAAATTCGCGCCTACGCCAATATCGGCTCGGACCCGGCGCTGATGCTGACGGGACCTGTCGACGTGACCAAAAAAGTGCTGCATCGCGCCGGCATGACGGTGAACGACATCGATCTCTTCGAAGTCAACGAGGCCTTCGCCGCCGTGGTGCTGCGCTATTTGCAGGCCTTCGACCTCGATCCGGCGAAGGTCAACGTCAATGGCGGCGCCATCGCCATGGGCCATCCGCTCGGCGCGACCGGCGCGATGCTGATGGGAATCGCCATCGACGAATTGGAGCGCACCGGAAAATCCACCGCGCTCGTCACGCTCTGCATCGGCGCCGGCATGGGCACGGCGACGATCGTGGAGCGGGTGTGA
- a CDS encoding acyl-CoA dehydrogenase C-terminal domain-containing protein has product MPSYKAPVDDTLFLLNDVLNFQRFGNLPGFADVTPDVMSQILLEAGKICEESLAPLNQIGDEKGCKRHDDASVSTPPGFKEAHDAFAQGGWISLAVPEEYGGQGLPYTLAMAMNEFASSANMSFAMYPGLTQGALAALLRHGDDAQKKLYVPKMAEGRWSGTMNLTEPQCGTDLGLLTTKATPRGDGSYSITGQKIFISAGEHDLTENIVHLVLARIEGAPAGVKGISLFVVPKFLVDGDGALGARNGVSCGSIEEKMGIHGNATCVMNYDGAQGFLVGEANRGLNAMFVMMNEARLGVAMQGLAQSEVAYQNAAQYAKERLQGRALSGPKNPGKPADQIIVHPDVRRMLLEMKAFNEAARGFALSAALDSDIAHRSDDAASRQAAEDRLGLLTPVLKGVLSDIGFENTVKAQQVLGGHGYIREWGMEQFVRDARISMIYEGANGIQALDLVGRKLPRDGGRAIMAYFKDTAEFLAPLADDDAIKAFVAPVKSALDDLQKATMWLMQNAMAKPDNAGAASYDYMHLFGRVALGVMWVKIAQAAMEKKAREPHEAARMDAKLLTARFYMERMLPETGMRLARISTGADTMMSLPEEMF; this is encoded by the coding sequence ATGCCGAGCTACAAGGCGCCTGTAGACGACACCCTCTTCCTGCTAAATGATGTCTTGAATTTTCAGCGTTTCGGCAATCTGCCAGGCTTCGCGGACGTCACGCCGGACGTCATGTCGCAAATCCTCCTGGAGGCGGGAAAGATCTGCGAGGAGTCGCTCGCGCCGCTCAACCAGATTGGCGACGAAAAGGGCTGCAAGCGCCACGACGACGCCTCCGTCTCCACCCCGCCGGGCTTCAAGGAGGCGCATGACGCTTTCGCTCAAGGCGGCTGGATCAGCCTCGCCGTGCCCGAGGAATATGGCGGACAAGGCCTGCCCTATACGCTCGCCATGGCGATGAATGAATTCGCCTCCTCGGCCAACATGTCCTTCGCCATGTATCCTGGTCTGACCCAAGGCGCGCTCGCCGCTCTGCTGCGCCATGGCGATGACGCGCAGAAGAAGCTTTATGTGCCGAAGATGGCGGAAGGCCGCTGGTCGGGCACGATGAATCTGACCGAGCCGCAATGCGGCACCGATCTCGGCCTGCTGACGACCAAGGCGACGCCGCGGGGCGACGGCTCCTATTCGATCACCGGGCAGAAGATTTTCATTTCCGCCGGCGAACATGATCTGACCGAAAACATCGTGCATCTCGTGCTCGCGCGCATCGAAGGCGCGCCCGCCGGCGTGAAAGGAATTTCGCTCTTCGTCGTGCCGAAATTCCTGGTCGACGGCGATGGCGCGCTTGGAGCGCGCAACGGCGTCAGCTGCGGCTCCATCGAGGAAAAGATGGGCATCCACGGCAACGCCACCTGCGTCATGAATTACGACGGCGCGCAGGGCTTTCTCGTCGGCGAAGCCAATCGCGGACTGAACGCGATGTTCGTGATGATGAACGAGGCGCGGCTCGGCGTGGCCATGCAAGGCCTCGCCCAGTCCGAGGTCGCCTACCAGAACGCGGCGCAATACGCCAAGGAGCGTCTGCAGGGCCGCGCGCTCTCCGGTCCGAAAAACCCCGGAAAACCGGCCGACCAGATCATTGTGCATCCGGACGTGCGGCGGATGCTGCTCGAGATGAAGGCCTTCAACGAGGCGGCGCGCGGCTTCGCGCTGTCGGCCGCGCTCGACAGCGACATCGCGCATCGGTCCGACGACGCCGCCTCGCGCCAGGCGGCGGAGGACCGTCTCGGTCTGCTGACGCCCGTGCTCAAGGGCGTGCTCTCCGACATCGGCTTCGAAAACACCGTCAAGGCCCAGCAGGTGCTCGGCGGACACGGCTATATTCGCGAATGGGGCATGGAGCAGTTCGTTCGCGATGCGCGCATCAGCATGATTTACGAAGGCGCCAATGGCATTCAGGCGCTCGACCTCGTCGGCCGCAAGCTGCCGCGCGACGGCGGCCGCGCGATCATGGCCTATTTCAAGGACACGGCGGAGTTCCTGGCGCCGCTCGCCGACGACGACGCAATCAAAGCTTTCGTCGCGCCGGTGAAGTCGGCGCTCGACGATCTGCAAAAGGCGACGATGTGGCTGATGCAGAACGCCATGGCGAAGCCCGACAACGCCGGCGCCGCTTCATACGACTATATGCATCTCTTCGGCCGCGTCGCGCTCGGCGTGATGTGGGTGAAGATCGCGCAGGCGGCGATGGAGAAGAAGGCGCGCGAACCTCATGAAGCGGCGCGCATGGACGCGAAGCTTCTCACCGCGCGATTCTACATGGAGCGCATGCTGCCGGAAACGGGCATGCGCCTGGCGCGCATTTCAACCGGCGCAGACACGATGATGTCGCTGCCCGAGGAGATGTTTTAA
- a CDS encoding SEL1-like repeat protein yields MTKAQFPDQGRPNSESPAHEREAGHREENLPNTEEPRDENRGVDQDSIWRSIAALSKSRIESQLGAQPSANARPIRNALAELEARLARLSGEHRGADVEKTLRGLDQHLAEIAGRLDDNATRGRAAKPGLTPGASAGSRFEALQRSIDSVSQGLDSFREDAAERGDQQLVMMRQIENVRRELQDVAQAIGELAPRASVAAIETAMGDLRQGIESQRGRGVPDETLAPAERMIGELRAVIEDLDPTPIVRNLRADVETIGIRLEKLQNGDIANASAVRDLARETHEIKEQLAALMARPLPLERIETRIIDVTQRVDALALSRGASGADLGEVVKAIRSIVAAETGKGLETFNTRLERLARKLDVVAEHSAAARFDEIGERIDELGKTLTQRIDRGAANMAPLEALITTLAKKIDAALDNDNHASAFEEIGRRFDRFESHVVDGAPAESLARIEAMLAERNAERQFADLAQRIDALRQMIAARLENPSGAGDSEHFAALENLVRGLDRKMDAAFAADARDLDLQAVERQLAQLSFKIDRLDDPFSAPRFGEQNARLDDIVERLDRMHAAFAQRAEDGARVEKREDELAALVGSFADRIQQTAESASDGGALKSLETQIGALAQRLERLDAGSGALIGFESKINDLFARLEDTRSATTQAAEAAVRRAATEVLRDAAGVQPAAVRVAVQRELNDLLRMQDASGQRTNETLTAVHQTLERVVKRLGAFDDELTESRSSTDAEVGREPCGDDARERVGAPAAANAPEAESEALAPIDPMEFLLPVGDGVGERREPFIAPSGPEADRAAHRSSIQSDFIAAARRAAQTPAADAPSDEAARQAEQAQEKPQGAAVVKLSALIQDRRRPLLLGLAAVMLLIGAYQIARMEGQGGLTFGPSPRQQEAKAPAKAVRPALSPEKRLASNGASSPAVAQRPTKDLPPDTGPAASVSRPVAAQRNIDPTPTGTIEAPPLSSGDALATIERLAVEGDPAAQYEMGARLVEGRGAARDAKAAAHWFEKAAEMGLALAQYRLGAMYERGVGVARDYARARQWYERAAESGNARAMHNVAVLLAEGGDGKPDYAAAAEWFRRAAEYGIRDSQFNLAILYARGLGISRDLQQSYAWFSAAADQGDEDAAKKRDEIGARLDSRELAAARALAAAFRAKTPTSEANDAPALRTGGGEGAREQTPVKPTPKSPSGKPRVSQL; encoded by the coding sequence ATGACCAAGGCGCAATTTCCTGATCAGGGGCGTCCGAATTCCGAGTCGCCCGCACATGAGCGCGAGGCTGGACATCGGGAGGAAAATCTTCCTAACACGGAAGAGCCACGCGACGAGAACCGTGGCGTCGACCAAGACTCCATCTGGCGGTCGATCGCCGCGCTCTCCAAAAGCCGAATCGAGAGCCAGCTCGGCGCGCAGCCGTCCGCGAATGCGCGGCCGATCCGCAACGCGCTGGCGGAGCTCGAAGCGCGGCTCGCGCGGCTGTCGGGCGAACATCGCGGCGCGGACGTCGAGAAGACGTTGCGCGGCCTTGATCAGCATCTCGCCGAAATTGCAGGACGGCTGGACGACAATGCGACGCGCGGGCGCGCAGCGAAGCCGGGCTTGACGCCGGGCGCCTCCGCCGGATCGCGCTTTGAGGCGCTGCAGCGCTCGATCGATTCCGTCTCGCAGGGTTTGGACAGCTTTCGCGAGGACGCCGCCGAGCGGGGCGACCAGCAGCTCGTGATGATGCGACAAATCGAAAACGTCCGTCGCGAACTCCAGGATGTGGCGCAAGCGATCGGCGAACTCGCGCCGCGCGCATCGGTCGCCGCCATCGAAACGGCGATGGGCGATCTCCGCCAGGGCATCGAGTCGCAACGCGGCCGCGGGGTTCCAGACGAGACGCTCGCGCCCGCCGAAAGAATGATCGGCGAATTGCGCGCGGTGATCGAAGATCTCGATCCGACTCCCATCGTGCGTAACTTGCGCGCCGACGTCGAAACGATCGGCATCAGGCTGGAGAAGCTGCAGAACGGAGACATTGCGAACGCGTCGGCCGTGCGCGACCTCGCGCGCGAAACTCACGAGATCAAGGAACAGCTGGCGGCGCTTATGGCGCGCCCGCTGCCGCTTGAGCGGATCGAAACACGCATCATCGACGTCACCCAACGCGTCGACGCGCTGGCGCTTTCACGTGGCGCGTCCGGCGCGGATCTCGGCGAAGTGGTCAAGGCGATCCGCTCCATCGTCGCCGCCGAAACAGGGAAGGGACTGGAGACCTTCAACACACGGCTCGAACGGCTCGCGCGCAAGCTCGACGTCGTCGCCGAACATTCGGCGGCGGCGCGGTTCGACGAAATCGGCGAGCGCATCGACGAACTCGGCAAGACGCTGACGCAGCGCATCGATCGCGGCGCCGCGAATATGGCTCCCCTCGAAGCGCTCATCACAACGCTCGCCAAAAAAATTGACGCGGCGTTGGACAACGACAATCACGCCTCGGCGTTCGAGGAGATCGGCCGCAGATTCGATCGGTTCGAGTCCCACGTCGTGGACGGCGCGCCGGCGGAATCGCTCGCGCGCATCGAGGCCATGCTCGCCGAACGAAACGCCGAACGTCAGTTCGCCGATCTCGCGCAGCGCATCGATGCGCTTCGACAGATGATCGCCGCGCGATTGGAAAACCCCTCGGGCGCCGGCGATTCCGAACATTTCGCAGCTCTCGAGAATCTGGTGCGCGGCCTCGACAGAAAAATGGACGCCGCCTTCGCCGCCGACGCGCGGGATCTCGATCTGCAGGCTGTCGAGCGTCAGCTCGCGCAGCTCTCGTTCAAGATCGACCGGCTCGACGATCCATTCTCAGCGCCGAGATTTGGCGAACAGAACGCCCGGCTCGACGACATCGTCGAGCGCCTCGACCGTATGCACGCCGCATTCGCGCAGCGGGCCGAAGACGGCGCGCGGGTCGAGAAACGAGAGGACGAGCTGGCGGCTCTCGTCGGGTCGTTCGCCGACCGCATCCAGCAGACGGCCGAGTCCGCATCCGATGGCGGCGCGCTCAAATCGCTTGAAACTCAGATCGGCGCGCTGGCGCAGCGGCTCGAACGACTCGACGCAGGGAGCGGCGCGCTCATCGGCTTCGAGTCGAAGATCAACGATCTTTTCGCGCGCCTGGAGGACACGCGGTCCGCAACGACGCAGGCGGCGGAGGCGGCGGTTCGCCGGGCGGCCACCGAGGTTCTTCGAGATGCGGCGGGCGTTCAGCCGGCGGCCGTGCGCGTCGCCGTGCAGCGCGAATTGAACGACTTGCTCAGGATGCAAGACGCGAGCGGTCAGCGCACGAATGAGACGCTGACGGCGGTCCATCAAACGCTCGAGCGCGTCGTCAAACGTCTCGGCGCGTTTGACGACGAGTTGACCGAGAGCCGCAGTTCGACCGATGCGGAAGTCGGGCGCGAACCTTGCGGCGACGATGCGCGCGAGCGCGTCGGCGCGCCCGCCGCCGCCAACGCCCCAGAGGCTGAAAGCGAAGCCCTGGCGCCGATCGATCCGATGGAGTTCCTGCTGCCGGTCGGCGATGGCGTTGGCGAACGGCGCGAGCCTTTCATTGCGCCGTCAGGACCGGAGGCGGATCGGGCCGCACATCGCAGCTCGATTCAGTCGGACTTCATCGCCGCCGCGCGCCGCGCCGCGCAAACGCCTGCGGCTGACGCCCCTTCGGACGAAGCGGCGCGCCAGGCGGAACAGGCTCAGGAAAAGCCGCAGGGCGCCGCCGTCGTCAAACTCAGCGCTCTCATTCAGGACCGCAGGCGTCCGCTGCTGTTAGGCCTCGCCGCGGTCATGCTGCTGATCGGCGCCTATCAGATCGCGCGCATGGAGGGGCAGGGCGGCTTGACGTTCGGGCCGTCGCCGAGACAGCAGGAGGCGAAAGCGCCAGCCAAGGCGGTTCGGCCGGCGTTGTCGCCGGAAAAGCGGCTGGCCTCTAACGGCGCCTCGTCGCCGGCTGTCGCCCAACGCCCGACCAAAGATCTTCCCCCCGACACGGGGCCGGCGGCGTCCGTCTCGCGACCCGTCGCCGCCCAGCGGAACATCGATCCGACGCCCACTGGAACAATCGAGGCGCCGCCGCTCTCGTCCGGCGACGCCCTGGCGACGATCGAGCGCCTCGCCGTCGAAGGCGATCCAGCCGCCCAGTATGAAATGGGGGCGCGTCTTGTCGAGGGGCGCGGCGCCGCGCGCGACGCCAAGGCGGCCGCGCATTGGTTTGAAAAGGCGGCTGAAATGGGCCTGGCGCTCGCCCAATACAGGCTGGGTGCGATGTATGAGAGGGGCGTCGGCGTCGCGCGCGACTACGCCCGCGCCAGGCAGTGGTACGAGCGCGCCGCAGAGTCCGGCAACGCCCGCGCCATGCATAATGTCGCCGTGCTGCTCGCCGAGGGCGGCGACGGCAAGCCGGATTACGCCGCCGCTGCAGAGTGGTTCCGTCGGGCGGCCGAATACGGCATCCGTGACAGCCAGTTCAACCTCGCCATCCTCTACGCTCGCGGCCTCGGGATCAGCCGCGATCTGCAGCAATCCTATGCGTGGTTTTCCGCCGCCGCAGATCAGGGCGATGAGGACGCAGCCAAAAAGCGCGACGAAATCGGCGCCCGGCTGGATTCCAGGGAGCTTGCCGCGGCTAGGGCGCTCGCCGCCGCGTTCCGCGCCAAAACCCCGACATCGGAGGCGAATGACGCGCCGGCGCTCAGGACAGGCGGCGGCGAGGGCGCGCGGGAGCAGACTCCGGTCAAGCCGACGCCGAAGTCGCCTTCCGGCAAGCCGCGGGTCTCGCAGCTCTGA
- a CDS encoding 3-hydroxyacyl-CoA dehydrogenase NAD-binding domain-containing protein, translating to MNLVNFRFETGADGVALATWDMPERSMNVITPEVMDELETIIDTVVAAPDVKGCVVASGKSAFSGGADLSMLQHGAAQYAKALKEQGEDAANKQFFEFSRRLSLLYRRLETCGKPFAIAIHGVCLGGAFELALACHYRVMADDEKTKVGLPEIKVGLFPGAGGTQRVARIMQTGDALQFLFRGDQIKPKAALGAKLVHEIAPKAEIVDRARAFIANGGKAQAPWDAKDFKNPSGRVFSPAGMMVWPAANAIYRRETYDNYPAAKAILHAVYEGLQLPMDQALTVESRWFAHILRSKEAAAMIRSLFLSKNELDKGAHRPKDVGPTNLKKIGIIGAGFMGAGVGYISALNGLDVVLVDRDQESADKGLATIDKLISSSVSKGRATAADKDALMARVVATADYAALKGCDLVLEAVFEDRAVKADVTKRAQEVVGADVIFASNTSTLPITSLAETTQKPENFIGIHFFSPVEKMLLVEVIMGEKTGDRALATALDFVRIIKKTPIVVNDSRGFFANRCVLNYVREGQIMLVDGVPPAMIENVARMAGMPVGPLSLNDEVALDLGWKILQATKKDLGEGAVDPSQERVLRFMVEENGRFGRKNGKGFYDYHANGTKSLWPGLSALAQKGLDPDTLDVGEMKQRFLVTQAVEAARAMAEGVVADPREADVGSILGFGFAPFTGGVISYIDGMGAKNFVALCDRLAATYGTRFEPPQLLRDMAAKGETFYGRFMSQKMAA from the coding sequence ATGAATCTCGTCAATTTCCGCTTCGAGACCGGCGCCGACGGCGTCGCGCTTGCGACCTGGGACATGCCCGAGCGCTCGATGAACGTCATCACGCCGGAGGTGATGGACGAGCTGGAGACGATCATCGACACGGTGGTCGCGGCGCCCGACGTCAAAGGCTGCGTCGTCGCCTCGGGCAAGAGCGCCTTTTCCGGCGGCGCCGATCTTTCCATGCTGCAGCATGGCGCCGCGCAATACGCCAAGGCGCTGAAGGAGCAAGGCGAAGACGCGGCGAACAAGCAGTTTTTCGAATTCTCGCGCCGATTGTCGCTGCTCTATCGCAGGCTCGAGACCTGCGGCAAACCTTTTGCGATCGCCATTCACGGCGTCTGTCTCGGCGGCGCTTTCGAACTTGCGCTCGCCTGCCACTATCGCGTGATGGCCGACGACGAGAAAACCAAGGTCGGCCTGCCGGAAATCAAGGTCGGACTCTTCCCTGGCGCCGGCGGCACGCAGCGCGTCGCGCGCATCATGCAGACCGGCGACGCGCTGCAGTTCCTGTTCCGGGGCGATCAGATCAAGCCGAAAGCGGCGCTCGGCGCCAAACTCGTGCACGAAATTGCGCCGAAAGCCGAGATCGTCGATCGCGCCCGGGCCTTCATCGCCAATGGCGGCAAGGCGCAGGCGCCATGGGACGCAAAGGACTTCAAGAATCCGTCCGGCAGGGTGTTCTCGCCCGCCGGCATGATGGTCTGGCCCGCCGCCAACGCCATCTATCGCCGCGAGACCTACGACAATTATCCCGCCGCCAAGGCCATTCTGCATGCAGTCTACGAAGGATTGCAATTGCCGATGGACCAGGCGCTCACCGTCGAGTCGCGCTGGTTCGCGCATATTCTGCGCTCGAAGGAAGCGGCGGCGATGATCCGCTCGCTGTTTCTCTCGAAGAATGAATTGGACAAGGGCGCGCACCGGCCTAAAGACGTCGGCCCGACCAATCTCAAGAAGATCGGCATTATCGGCGCGGGCTTCATGGGCGCGGGCGTCGGTTATATCAGCGCGCTGAACGGCCTCGACGTGGTTCTTGTCGACCGCGATCAGGAGAGCGCCGACAAGGGCCTCGCGACGATCGACAAGCTCATCTCGAGCTCCGTCAGCAAAGGCCGCGCGACCGCCGCCGACAAGGACGCGCTGATGGCGCGCGTCGTCGCCACCGCTGATTACGCCGCGCTCAAAGGCTGCGATCTCGTGCTCGAAGCGGTGTTCGAAGATCGCGCCGTCAAGGCGGACGTCACAAAGCGCGCGCAGGAGGTTGTGGGCGCCGACGTGATCTTCGCCTCGAACACCTCGACGCTGCCGATCACCTCGCTCGCAGAAACCACCCAAAAGCCCGAGAATTTCATCGGCATCCACTTCTTCTCGCCAGTGGAAAAAATGCTGCTCGTCGAAGTGATCATGGGCGAGAAAACCGGCGACCGCGCGCTGGCGACGGCGCTCGACTTCGTTCGCATCATCAAGAAGACGCCGATCGTGGTTAACGACTCGCGCGGCTTCTTCGCCAATCGCTGCGTGCTCAACTATGTTCGCGAAGGGCAGATCATGCTGGTCGACGGCGTGCCGCCGGCGATGATCGAAAATGTCGCCCGCATGGCCGGCATGCCGGTCGGGCCGCTGTCGCTCAACGACGAAGTCGCGCTCGATCTCGGGTGGAAAATACTGCAGGCGACGAAGAAGGATCTCGGCGAAGGCGCCGTCGATCCTTCGCAGGAGCGCGTGCTGCGTTTCATGGTCGAGGAAAACGGGCGTTTCGGCCGCAAGAACGGCAAAGGCTTCTACGACTACCACGCCAATGGAACGAAGAGCCTGTGGCCGGGCCTCTCGGCCCTGGCGCAAAAAGGGCTGGATCCCGATACGCTCGACGTCGGTGAAATGAAGCAGCGCTTTCTCGTCACCCAGGCGGTCGAAGCGGCGCGCGCCATGGCCGAGGGCGTGGTCGCCGATCCGCGCGAGGCGGACGTCGGCTCCATTTTGGGCTTCGGCTTCGCGCCCTTCACCGGCGGCGTCATCTCCTACATCGACGGCATGGGCGCGAAAAATTTCGTCGCGCTGTGCGACAGGCTCGCCGCGACATACGGAACGCGCTTCGAGCCGCCGCAACTGCTGCGCGACATGGCGGCGAAGGGCGAAACCTTCTACGGACGCTTCATGTCACAGAAAATGGCGGCGTAA
- a CDS encoding lytic murein transglycosylase, with amino-acid sequence MKANHLLPALAVLLLAVAPARAEWSSCLSGLRAAAAGAGVGQQTIASATNGLAPNDAVSFMDKQPEFTTPVWDYVAGLVDEERVEEGRAMLHQHARALHAAESRYGVDAPTIVAVWGVESDFGKSFGKRPVVQSLATLACEAPRRNDYWRKEFIAALKVLDHGDIAPEEFYGSWAGAFGHTQFMPSTFLGMAVDLDGDGRRNIASSAADSLGSTANYLRKSGWRAGMPWGFEVRLPEGYSGPSGRKTRQSMGFWQSRGVTRLDGGGLGEGAAALLLPAGRNGPAFLVTKNFDAVYAYNASESYALAICVLSDRLRGRPGIQTPWPTDDPGLSRAERRELQALLTRSGYDVGESDGVIGTKTKEAIADFQSRAGLQRDGRAGLKVLNALRGR; translated from the coding sequence ATGAAGGCAAATCATCTTCTGCCGGCGCTCGCCGTCCTTTTACTTGCGGTCGCGCCGGCCCGCGCCGAATGGTCGAGCTGTCTCTCCGGTCTGCGCGCCGCTGCGGCGGGCGCCGGCGTCGGCCAGCAGACGATCGCGTCGGCGACGAATGGTCTCGCCCCCAACGACGCCGTCAGCTTCATGGACAAGCAGCCGGAGTTTACGACGCCCGTCTGGGACTATGTCGCCGGGCTCGTCGACGAGGAGCGCGTCGAAGAAGGACGCGCTATGCTGCATCAGCATGCCCGCGCGCTGCACGCGGCGGAAAGCCGCTACGGCGTCGACGCCCCGACAATCGTCGCCGTGTGGGGCGTCGAATCCGACTTCGGCAAGAGTTTCGGCAAGCGCCCCGTGGTGCAGAGCCTCGCGACGCTCGCCTGCGAAGCGCCGCGTCGCAACGACTATTGGCGCAAGGAATTCATCGCCGCGCTCAAAGTCCTCGACCATGGCGATATCGCGCCGGAGGAGTTCTACGGCTCCTGGGCGGGCGCCTTCGGCCACACGCAATTCATGCCCTCGACCTTTCTCGGCATGGCGGTCGATCTCGACGGCGACGGGCGGCGCAATATCGCCAGCTCGGCGGCCGACTCGCTCGGCTCGACGGCGAATTATCTGCGCAAGAGCGGCTGGCGCGCCGGCATGCCCTGGGGCTTCGAAGTGCGTCTGCCGGAAGGCTATTCCGGACCTTCCGGACGCAAGACCCGCCAATCCATGGGCTTCTGGCAGTCGCGCGGCGTGACGCGCCTCGACGGCGGCGGCCTTGGCGAGGGGGCTGCGGCGCTGCTGCTGCCGGCGGGGCGCAACGGTCCCGCATTCCTGGTGACGAAAAATTTCGACGCGGTCTACGCCTATAACGCCTCCGAATCCTACGCGCTGGCGATCTGCGTCCTGTCCGACAGGCTGCGCGGACGGCCGGGCATTCAGACGCCATGGCCGACCGACGATCCGGGCCTCTCGCGCGCCGAGCGCCGCGAATTGCAGGCGCTTCTGACCCGCAGCGGCTATGACGTCGGCGAGTCGGACGGGGTGATCGGCACGAAGACGAAAGAGGCGATCGCCGATTTTCAGTCGCGCGCCGGCCTGCAGCGCGATGGCCGCGCCGGCCTAAAGGTTCTTAACGCCTTGCGCGGACGATAG